One Clostridium cylindrosporum DSM 605 genomic region harbors:
- a CDS encoding cell wall-binding repeat-containing protein, which yields MNNYLDSCPLTLNTTRICGDNPINTAIEVSKIGFSNMKPNAVILVNKDEVFDGIAASSLVHFPINAVILFTNGNKLSKETLCEIMRLSPKSYKGIQVILVGNVSRSVSDELNHQGFTTQHIAGRNHYETSCKIPSERKKFKNILVVSGEDYSEGIMTSYWSAHHGDPILYVQKNKIPTCTKEIIRKMNDINIYIIGSTKTVSRSVEKSLSELRNVKNVCRIDGDTPYDIAINFSKFKDDNTEFGWGRNYREGHAFTFGTLNHPMETISGALFAHMGKHTPLLLIKDNIVPFTVERYIKSIKPIHPKDMPKPPFMHGYIIGDTSDVSYSTQVAIESLLSIDHEMMDMENKDEIKHMMNHSTSEEQKDMKHHME from the coding sequence ATGAATAATTATCTAGATAGTTGTCCTCTTACACTAAACACTACAAGAATATGTGGTGATAATCCTATTAATACAGCTATAGAGGTATCTAAGATTGGATTTTCTAACATGAAACCAAACGCTGTTATATTAGTAAACAAAGATGAGGTTTTCGATGGAATAGCAGCAAGTTCATTAGTTCACTTTCCAATCAATGCCGTTATTTTATTTACTAATGGTAACAAACTAAGTAAAGAAACATTATGTGAAATAATGAGACTATCTCCAAAGAGCTATAAAGGAATACAGGTAATTTTAGTTGGTAATGTTTCAAGAAGTGTATCAGATGAATTAAACCATCAGGGTTTTACAACACAACACATAGCTGGACGTAATCACTACGAGACTTCTTGTAAAATACCAAGTGAAAGAAAAAAATTTAAAAATATACTTGTAGTCTCCGGGGAAGATTACTCAGAGGGTATAATGACTTCTTACTGGTCTGCACATCATGGTGATCCTATTTTGTATGTTCAAAAGAATAAGATTCCAACTTGTACAAAAGAAATAATCAGAAAAATGAATGATATTAATATTTATATTATTGGTTCAACAAAAACGGTATCCAGATCAGTTGAAAAAAGTTTATCTGAGCTAAGGAATGTAAAAAATGTATGTAGAATAGATGGAGATACTCCCTATGATATTGCTATTAATTTTTCCAAATTTAAAGATGATAATACGGAATTTGGCTGGGGTAGAAATTATAGAGAAGGTCACGCATTTACCTTTGGTACGCTAAATCATCCAATGGAAACTATATCTGGAGCATTGTTTGCACATATGGGGAAGCATACACCTCTTCTTTTGATTAAAGATAATATAGTACCATTTACGGTAGAAAGATATATTAAGTCTATTAAGCCTATACATCCAAAAGACATGCCTAAACCTCCATTTATGCATGGGTATATTATTGGAGATACTTCAGATGTTAGTTACTCTACACAAGTAGCCATAGAAAGTTTACTTTCAATTGACCATGAAATGATGGATATGGAGAACAAAGATGAAATAAAGCATATGATGAATCATAGTACTAGTGAAGAGCAAAAAGATATGAAGCACCACATGGAGTAA
- the mltG gene encoding endolytic transglycosylase MltG, protein MRIMNKVIIIFVILTVIVVSGFTYLHSEKFQTINKVDTYIMINEKYSLEDIANQLKEKSVIKSKDEFIKYANLFRLDDNIKKVNIIIERDDSYWELISKLKSGKSDFNSVTIPEGLTFYQIAEKLEYETKVKKEDFLKIKSNEIHSNNLISKNSNNYYELEGFLFPDTYYLPVNASAKNITNLMLNRFKSVFSEKYVNRSKELGLGISEVITIASLIEKEAANDNERSRIAGVIYNRIKKGMPLQIDAAVIYAKTKGKSSMQKVTYDDLKVQSKYNTYLYKGLPPGPIASPGIMSIKAALYPEKHDYLYYVAKDKSGHVFSKTYKEHLINVNKFIKKGNT, encoded by the coding sequence ATGAGGATTATGAATAAAGTAATAATTATATTTGTTATTTTAACAGTTATAGTAGTATCAGGTTTTACATATTTACATTCTGAAAAATTTCAAACTATAAATAAAGTTGATACATATATAATGATCAATGAAAAATATTCATTAGAAGATATAGCAAATCAATTAAAAGAAAAGTCTGTTATAAAGTCAAAGGATGAATTTATAAAATATGCTAATTTATTCAGATTAGATGATAATATTAAAAAGGTTAATATTATCATAGAACGAGATGATAGTTATTGGGAGTTAATTTCTAAGCTAAAATCAGGAAAATCTGACTTTAATTCAGTTACTATACCTGAGGGATTAACATTTTATCAGATAGCAGAAAAGTTAGAATATGAAACTAAAGTTAAAAAAGAAGATTTCTTAAAGATAAAGTCAAATGAGATACATTCTAATAACTTAATTTCAAAAAATTCAAATAATTATTATGAGCTAGAAGGGTTCTTATTTCCTGATACATATTATTTACCAGTAAATGCTTCTGCAAAGAATATTACTAATTTAATGCTTAATAGATTTAAAAGCGTCTTTTCTGAAAAATATGTAAATCGTTCTAAGGAGTTAGGACTAGGTATAAGTGAAGTAATAACAATAGCATCCTTGATAGAGAAAGAAGCGGCAAATGATAATGAAAGAAGTAGAATTGCTGGTGTTATATATAATAGAATAAAAAAGGGAATGCCTCTTCAAATTGATGCAGCGGTTATATATGCAAAAACAAAAGGGAAAAGTAGTATGCAAAAGGTTACTTATGATGATTTGAAAGTTCAAAGTAAATATAACACCTACCTATATAAAGGCTTGCCCCCAGGACCTATTGCATCCCCTGGGATAATGTCCATAAAAGCTGCACTTTATCCAGAAAAACATGATTATTTATATTATGTTGCAAAGGATAAGAGCGGACATGTCTTTAGCAAAACTTATAAAGAACACTTAATTAATGTAAATAAATTTATAAAGAAGGGAAATACCTAA
- a CDS encoding cytochrome c biogenesis CcdA family protein — protein sequence MNDITLILAFCAGLLSFLSPCVLPLVPAYIGYITGSAIKDMDNKSKKLSILYKSLGFVLGFSIIFILMGASITTLGNILIKNQNLFRKVSGLLMIVFGLHTMGIFKIKLFYYEKRFSSFNLIGKKFSSLIMGMTFAFGWTPCVGPILSSILIYASSLDTIYKGVLLLSVYSIGVAVPFTLTALAIENFIKYKNRFLKYMSAISLISGLLLIIMGIMTFTNSLSILSRYLNFINF from the coding sequence TTGAATGATATTACTTTAATATTAGCTTTCTGTGCTGGTTTACTCTCTTTTTTATCTCCATGTGTACTCCCATTAGTGCCTGCATATATAGGTTATATTACAGGAAGTGCCATTAAGGATATGGATAATAAGAGCAAAAAACTATCTATTCTATATAAATCTTTAGGTTTTGTTTTAGGCTTTTCTATTATATTTATCCTTATGGGTGCTTCAATTACTACATTAGGTAACATATTGATTAAGAATCAAAATCTCTTTAGAAAAGTTAGTGGGTTGTTAATGATAGTTTTTGGATTACATACTATGGGTATATTTAAAATTAAGTTATTTTATTATGAGAAGAGATTTTCATCATTTAACTTAATAGGTAAAAAATTTAGCTCTTTAATTATGGGAATGACATTTGCATTTGGTTGGACTCCATGTGTTGGGCCTATTTTATCTTCTATATTAATTTATGCAAGTAGCTTAGATACCATATATAAAGGTGTCCTATTATTAAGTGTGTACTCAATAGGAGTTGCTGTACCTTTTACTTTAACTGCATTAGCAATAGAAAACTTTATAAAGTATAAAAACAGATTTTTAAAATATATGTCAGCTATTTCTTTAATTAGTGGCTTGTTATTAATTATCATGGGAATTATGACATTTACCAATTCTCTTAGCATTTTAAGTAGATACTTAAATTTTATTAATTTTTAA
- a CDS encoding TlpA family protein disulfide reductase: protein MKKVILMLLIVILFGVSIYTVLNYNKNKNNSLQNPDMNNSNSSVQNYALNSADKKQNTFVKTKAIDFKLKDLNGKEVSLSTLKGKHVLINFWATWCPPCRSEMPDIEKLYQETKDSDLVILAIDIGEDKETVKSFIDENKFNFNVLLDSNKDVAIKYNITSIPTSFFIDKEGNIIYKKIGAMNIEEMKSFIKSS, encoded by the coding sequence ATGAAAAAAGTTATTCTAATGTTATTAATAGTAATACTTTTCGGGGTAAGTATTTATACTGTATTAAATTATAACAAAAATAAAAATAATTCTCTGCAAAACCCTGACATGAATAATAGTAATTCTTCTGTTCAGAACTATGCACTTAATAGCGCTGATAAAAAGCAGAATACTTTTGTAAAGACAAAGGCTATAGATTTTAAACTAAAAGATTTAAATGGTAAAGAAGTTTCATTAAGTACTTTAAAAGGCAAACATGTATTAATAAACTTTTGGGCCACTTGGTGTCCACCTTGCAGATCTGAAATGCCTGATATTGAAAAGCTTTACCAGGAAACAAAAGATTCTGATCTAGTTATTTTGGCTATTGATATAGGGGAAGATAAAGAAACAGTAAAATCCTTTATAGATGAAAACAAGTTTAACTTTAATGTTTTACTAGATTCTAATAAGGATGTAGCCATAAAATATAATATCACTTCTATACCAACTTCATTTTTTATTGATAAGGAAGGTAATATTATATATAAAAAAATTGGAGCAATGAATATTGAAGAAATGAAATCCTTTATTAAATCTTCATAA
- a CDS encoding sulfite exporter TauE/SafE family protein produces the protein MSVRREKIKVYEMTCTSCENRVERALKKLDGVISVKVSYSEEFAEIEYDDKLCNLNMIKSAIKRSGYSTQRSNDYKFMGILIVVAAIVLFGLKTSGFDMEEKLTNASYAVLFVVGVLTSIHCVGMCGGIMLSQTISKESKNKFQAIEPALLYNFGRVISYTILGGLIGAIGSVFSLSITAKAIMQILAAIFMIIMGLNMAGFKAFRKISIKLPSSVCKAKGKSSSPFIVGILNGLMPCGPLQTMQLFALGTGSALKGAIAMFVFSLGTVPLMLTFGALSGILAKGYTKKILKLSGVLIIVLGLIMGNRGFALAGINVNPLTAVASTTKSLLGINPSTSDNANVAKATLQDGVQIITMTANNNGYTPNAFYVQKGIPVKWIINGEELNSCNNALVAQAINKELKIKKGENIIEFTPGDKDINFSCWMGMISGVIKVVDNLDSVDTSTPDPSLPAPSTGPSCCATPLDENSEEQSQSQTSIYGDDLTKAPTKTLINKVSSLDKDYFGEFIGKGYELQPLVIVTGNSKKTKLTFDLSNFDNAEGEYSITDAITGDTVSKFKAKKGVNEVEFIPKKSGSYAILKDNGALGIIEVVDNLKTTNLEDIRNKFFEANN, from the coding sequence ATGAGTGTTAGAAGAGAAAAAATCAAAGTATATGAAATGACTTGTACCTCTTGTGAGAATCGAGTTGAAAGAGCTTTGAAAAAATTAGACGGGGTAATTTCTGTCAAAGTAAGTTATAGTGAAGAATTTGCTGAAATTGAATATGATGATAAATTATGTAATCTTAATATGATTAAATCTGCTATAAAAAGATCTGGATACAGTACTCAGAGATCAAATGATTACAAATTCATGGGAATTCTTATAGTTGTTGCAGCTATTGTACTTTTTGGTTTAAAAACTAGCGGCTTTGATATGGAGGAAAAACTTACTAACGCTTCCTACGCTGTACTATTTGTTGTAGGGGTTCTTACATCAATACACTGCGTTGGTATGTGTGGTGGAATTATGCTTTCACAGACTATATCAAAGGAGAGCAAAAATAAATTCCAAGCAATTGAGCCTGCTCTTTTATATAATTTTGGAAGAGTAATATCCTATACTATTTTAGGTGGTTTAATTGGTGCCATAGGCTCAGTATTTTCACTTTCTATTACTGCTAAAGCAATTATGCAAATACTAGCTGCTATTTTTATGATTATTATGGGACTAAACATGGCAGGATTTAAGGCTTTTAGAAAGATCAGTATAAAACTACCTAGTTCCGTATGCAAAGCTAAAGGTAAGTCTAGTTCTCCATTTATTGTAGGTATTTTAAATGGTCTTATGCCATGTGGTCCACTTCAAACTATGCAACTTTTTGCTTTAGGAACAGGAAGTGCACTTAAAGGTGCCATCGCAATGTTCGTATTTTCTTTAGGAACGGTTCCTTTAATGTTAACCTTTGGTGCACTATCAGGAATTTTAGCTAAAGGATACACTAAAAAAATACTAAAATTAAGTGGTGTTCTTATCATAGTTCTTGGATTAATAATGGGAAATAGAGGCTTCGCACTTGCTGGAATAAATGTTAATCCACTAACAGCAGTTGCAAGTACTACAAAAAGTCTACTTGGTATAAATCCAAGCACTTCAGATAATGCAAATGTTGCTAAAGCAACTCTACAGGATGGTGTTCAGATAATAACAATGACTGCTAATAATAATGGATATACACCTAATGCCTTCTACGTTCAAAAGGGGATACCTGTTAAGTGGATAATTAATGGTGAAGAACTTAATTCTTGTAACAATGCCCTTGTAGCACAAGCTATAAACAAAGAACTTAAAATAAAAAAGGGTGAAAATATTATAGAGTTTACACCTGGTGATAAGGATATAAACTTTAGCTGTTGGATGGGTATGATAAGTGGTGTAATAAAAGTCGTAGATAATCTTGATTCTGTAGATACATCAACCCCAGATCCATCACTTCCTGCACCTAGCACAGGTCCTAGTTGCTGTGCAACTCCATTAGATGAAAATTCTGAAGAACAAAGTCAAAGCCAAACTAGTATTTATGGCGATGATTTAACAAAGGCTCCAACTAAAACTTTAATTAATAAAGTTTCAAGCCTTGATAAAGATTATTTTGGAGAGTTTATAGGTAAAGGATATGAACTACAACCTTTAGTAATTGTAACAGGTAACAGTAAAAAAACTAAATTAACCTTTGATTTAAGTAATTTTGATAATGCTGAAGGAGAATATAGTATTACAGATGCAATTACTGGTGATACGGTTTCTAAGTTTAAAGCAAAGAAAGGTGTAAATGAAGTAGAATTTATTCCGAAAAAATCTGGTTCTTATGCAATTTTAAAGGATAATGGAGCCTTAGGTATAATTGAAGTAGTTGATAACCTAAAAACTACTAACCTTGAGGACATTCGAAATAAATTCTTTGAAGCTAATAATTAA
- a CDS encoding sensor histidine kinase, which yields MQTIRKRLGILFVICSIAAILLITLFVNITVNNKFDQYMKDIQNKRYERIVSYFQEVYRREGKWSKNSGIELMHEAYMSNYCLTLLDSSKKFIWGMNPSEIKSKLHVNTMLTKEKGIYTSNRFEIKVNEKLVGYVEIGQYSPILLTKEDMHFKRSINESIVISGIIALIIITAISLYFSKQFSTPIMEVANMFVRLSKGNFDTKSISESNIEELENLRKSINILAEKLRYQDMIRKRLVSDISHEIRTPLNVLQNNLEAMIDGIFPVTAERLSYLNEEVIRFGKLLSNLNTLKEFECESIKLNFELINLDELLEDICKDFYVEANNKNIKLDYCIEPKEKYLITGDKDKLKQVFINLISNAIKFTELNGKVSINIYSHNKNVIVEIKDSGVGIKKEDLPFIFERLYRGDKSRNEIEGSGIGLTIVKNILQFHYANIDVESDEGEGTIFRIYFIKS from the coding sequence TTGCAAACGATAAGAAAAAGGTTAGGTATTTTATTTGTTATTTGTTCTATTGCAGCAATATTATTAATTACACTATTTGTAAATATAACAGTGAATAATAAATTTGATCAATATATGAAGGATATACAAAATAAAAGATATGAAAGAATTGTATCCTATTTTCAGGAGGTATATAGAAGAGAAGGTAAGTGGAGTAAAAATTCAGGTATTGAGTTAATGCACGAGGCGTATATGAGTAATTACTGTTTAACTTTATTAGACAGTAGCAAAAAGTTTATATGGGGAATGAATCCTAGTGAGATTAAAAGCAAATTACATGTAAATACCATGCTAACAAAAGAGAAAGGAATTTATACTTCTAATAGGTTTGAAATTAAGGTTAATGAGAAGTTAGTTGGATATGTAGAAATAGGTCAGTATTCACCTATATTGTTAACTAAAGAAGATATGCACTTTAAAAGATCAATAAATGAAAGTATAGTTATTAGTGGGATAATAGCGCTCATTATTATAACTGCTATAAGCCTTTACTTTTCAAAGCAATTTTCAACTCCAATTATGGAAGTTGCAAATATGTTCGTTAGATTATCAAAGGGGAACTTTGATACAAAGTCAATTTCAGAAAGTAATATTGAGGAGTTGGAGAATTTAAGAAAAAGTATAAATATACTAGCTGAAAAATTAAGATATCAAGATATGATTAGAAAAAGATTAGTTTCTGATATATCTCATGAAATAAGAACACCATTAAATGTATTACAGAATAACTTAGAAGCTATGATAGATGGTATTTTTCCTGTTACTGCAGAAAGGTTAAGTTATCTTAATGAAGAAGTTATAAGATTTGGTAAATTATTAAGTAATCTAAATACTTTAAAAGAATTCGAGTGTGAAAGTATAAAGCTTAACTTTGAATTAATTAATTTAGATGAGTTACTGGAAGATATATGTAAGGATTTCTATGTAGAGGCAAACAATAAAAACATTAAGCTAGACTACTGTATAGAGCCGAAGGAAAAATATCTTATAACTGGTGATAAGGATAAGTTAAAACAAGTGTTTATTAATTTAATATCTAATGCCATTAAGTTTACTGAACTAAATGGTAAGGTGTCAATTAATATTTATAGTCATAATAAGAATGTTATTGTGGAAATAAAAGATAGCGGTGTAGGAATAAAAAAGGAAGACCTACCTTTCATATTTGAGAGACTTTATAGAGGTGACAAAAGTAGAAATGAAATTGAAGGCAGTGGAATAGGATTAACTATTGTAAAAAATATATTACAGTTTCATTATGCAAATATTGATGTGGAAAGTGATGAGGGGGAAGGTACTATTTTTAGGATTTACTTTATAAAGAGTTAA
- a CDS encoding response regulator transcription factor yields MSNILIIEDEKSVSEVLKAYLEKEGYKVCCTTKGLKGIEIFKSMDFSLIILDLMLPDISGEEVCKKIRQFSNVHIFMLTAKASLNDRIEGLNIGSDEYLVKPFSPRELTARVNALFRRLNTKATNLDLLFYDERLSVDYDKREVKVNGEEVSFTPNEFDILYVLISNKGKVLSREQLINKVFGIDFDGYDRTIDVHIKNIRKKIELDTKNPKYIVTVMKVGYKFGGEN; encoded by the coding sequence ATGAGCAATATTTTAATAATTGAAGATGAGAAAAGTGTTTCAGAGGTATTAAAAGCCTACCTAGAGAAGGAAGGGTATAAGGTTTGTTGCACTACAAAGGGATTAAAAGGTATAGAAATCTTTAAGTCAATGGATTTTAGCCTTATTATTCTTGATTTAATGTTACCAGATATTAGTGGAGAAGAAGTATGTAAAAAAATTAGACAATTTTCAAATGTTCATATTTTTATGCTAACAGCTAAGGCATCACTTAATGATAGAATAGAAGGGTTAAATATAGGTTCAGATGAATACTTGGTTAAGCCATTTAGTCCAAGGGAACTAACAGCAAGGGTTAATGCTCTTTTTAGAAGATTAAATACAAAGGCAACTAATTTGGACTTACTTTTTTACGATGAAAGATTAAGTGTTGATTACGATAAAAGAGAGGTAAAAGTAAATGGAGAAGAGGTTTCATTTACACCAAATGAATTCGATATTTTGTATGTGCTTATATCAAATAAAGGAAAGGTTTTATCAAGGGAACAATTAATAAATAAAGTATTTGGTATAGATTTTGATGGATATGATAGGACCATTGATGTACACATAAAAAATATTCGTAAAAAGATAGAGTTAGACACTAAAAATCCAAAATACATTGTTACTGTTATGAAAGTAGGTTATAAATTTGGTGGTGAGAATTAA